One stretch of Qipengyuania gelatinilytica DNA includes these proteins:
- the cheB gene encoding chemotaxis-specific protein-glutamate methyltransferase CheB gives MLVDDSLTVRTVFTRMLQRAGGMDIVASASTAEAGLNKLREHRVDVMLLDLEMPGMGGLEALPKIQQQSPETKVLVISSLTAEGAEHTVEALRMGAADTMLKPRPGGFNDDYRDQLIGKIRALAGLAPHELPKRSAPEPAKRRAGKRPQVVAIGASTGGIHALNLFLRQVPKNFDLPILITQHLPASFIPVFAKQMEMASGREAVLADEGVEIRRGQIVIAPGNGHMVVRKTAGRYLTGLAYNPVKSGCTPSVDPMFETLAEAYDGHVAGVLLSGMGRDGTDGADAIIDAGGSVYAQNADSCAVWGMPRDITERGLATAVLPPAELADKVLSSVGADAWR, from the coding sequence ATGCTGGTCGACGATTCGTTGACCGTGCGCACGGTGTTCACGCGCATGCTGCAGCGTGCGGGCGGCATGGATATTGTCGCCAGTGCCAGCACTGCGGAAGCGGGGCTGAACAAACTGCGCGAACATCGCGTGGACGTGATGCTGCTCGACCTCGAAATGCCCGGAATGGGCGGCCTCGAGGCGCTGCCGAAAATCCAGCAGCAATCGCCCGAAACCAAGGTCCTGGTGATTTCCTCGCTGACGGCGGAAGGGGCCGAGCACACGGTCGAGGCGCTGCGCATGGGCGCTGCGGACACCATGCTCAAGCCGCGCCCCGGCGGTTTCAATGACGATTATCGCGACCAGCTGATCGGGAAGATCCGCGCGCTGGCGGGCCTTGCCCCGCATGAACTGCCCAAGCGCAGTGCGCCCGAACCCGCCAAGCGCCGCGCCGGCAAGCGCCCGCAGGTCGTCGCTATCGGTGCATCGACCGGTGGCATCCACGCGCTCAACCTCTTCCTGCGTCAGGTCCCGAAGAATTTCGACCTGCCGATACTCATTACGCAGCACCTGCCTGCCAGCTTCATCCCGGTCTTTGCCAAGCAGATGGAAATGGCATCGGGGCGTGAAGCGGTGCTCGCGGATGAAGGCGTCGAGATTCGCCGCGGCCAGATCGTCATTGCGCCCGGAAACGGCCACATGGTGGTACGCAAGACCGCAGGCCGTTACCTCACCGGCCTGGCCTACAATCCCGTGAAGAGCGGCTGCACCCCATCGGTCGATCCGATGTTCGAGACACTGGCAGAAGCCTACGATGGCCACGTCGCCGGCGTCCTCCTGTCGGGCATGGGCCGCGACGGAACCGACGGGGCCGATGCGATCATCGATGCAGGCGGCTCGGTCTACGCACAGAACGCGGATAGCTGCGCCGTCTGGGGCATGCCACGCGACATCACCGAACGCGGTCTGGCGACTGCCGTTCTTCCTCCCGCAGAGCTTGCGGACAAAGTCCTTTCCAGCGTGGGAGCTGATGCATGGCGATAG
- a CDS encoding methyl-accepting chemotaxis protein → MNAPTGAASELMANAVLLQDHDAEFEAEPRFDPSEGAHREGVLGFFADMSLGSKLRSLSLANIGAVVLILFSVLVGGWLALDLRSERMELSDAIASASELKVNATTAVVEVQHYALSGNREALENGRTAAKDARRNLNDLEAIAGTHLPQHLDTIEALRGQLTTFEGDIERSRAATDGEQLRDISLAAVADGNAFNDASTELRSDLIAYAAEHDAYSRTVIGWLFVAFFVAAGAGIGLILVTTRIIARDVTRTVGRLTDVSQQLAEGDKHVHIPALQRKDELGDLARSLDVFREAAFRIEELASEQNAMRSERKAELQRLAVTFEATVGEVVNGVAAASSQLNTTASSMASTAEQATQQSGAVSQSMETASGGVTAAAAASDEFAMSIGEISRQASHSAELARKAADDAEGADETISTLAASAEQVGQIVELIQSIAQRTNLLALNASIEAARGGEAGRGFAVVASEVKELAAQTSRATEEVADQIRNMQNSTGASVNALRSIGDQIKQLETTAISIASAVDQQSVAGQDLARSIDLAARSTDEVSSNIVQVREASLATGAAASQVLGSADALEAQASILRNQVDQFLQQVRAA, encoded by the coding sequence ATGAATGCGCCGACCGGGGCCGCCAGCGAACTGATGGCGAACGCCGTACTCCTGCAGGACCATGACGCGGAATTCGAAGCCGAGCCCCGGTTCGATCCTTCCGAAGGAGCGCATCGCGAGGGCGTGCTCGGCTTCTTTGCGGACATGTCCCTCGGGTCGAAGCTGCGTTCGCTCTCGCTCGCCAATATCGGCGCGGTCGTCCTGATCCTGTTTTCCGTCCTCGTGGGTGGCTGGCTGGCGCTCGATCTTCGTTCGGAACGCATGGAGCTTTCGGATGCAATCGCTTCTGCAAGCGAACTGAAGGTGAATGCGACCACCGCGGTCGTCGAGGTCCAGCATTATGCACTGAGCGGAAACCGCGAAGCGCTCGAAAATGGCCGGACGGCAGCCAAGGATGCCCGTCGCAACCTCAATGATCTCGAAGCAATTGCGGGCACTCACCTGCCCCAGCATCTCGACACGATCGAAGCGCTTCGCGGGCAGCTCACCACATTCGAAGGCGATATCGAGCGATCGCGTGCAGCCACCGATGGCGAGCAGTTGCGTGATATTTCGCTGGCTGCCGTGGCTGACGGAAATGCCTTCAATGACGCGAGCACCGAACTGCGCTCCGACCTGATCGCCTACGCCGCCGAACACGACGCCTATTCGCGCACCGTCATCGGTTGGCTCTTTGTCGCCTTCTTCGTGGCGGCTGGCGCAGGGATCGGCCTGATCCTTGTCACAACCAGGATCATCGCACGCGACGTGACCCGGACGGTCGGCCGCCTGACCGACGTTTCGCAGCAGCTGGCCGAAGGCGACAAGCATGTCCACATCCCCGCCCTCCAACGCAAGGACGAGCTGGGCGACCTGGCCCGTTCGCTGGACGTGTTCCGCGAAGCTGCCTTCCGGATCGAGGAACTGGCCAGCGAACAGAACGCCATGCGCAGTGAGCGCAAGGCCGAACTCCAGCGCCTTGCCGTGACTTTCGAAGCGACTGTCGGCGAAGTGGTGAACGGCGTTGCCGCTGCCTCATCGCAGCTCAACACCACCGCCTCGAGCATGGCGTCGACTGCGGAACAGGCGACCCAGCAGAGCGGCGCTGTAAGCCAGTCGATGGAAACGGCTTCGGGCGGCGTGACCGCAGCGGCAGCCGCATCGGACGAATTCGCCATGTCGATCGGCGAGATCAGCCGCCAGGCCTCGCATTCGGCGGAACTTGCCCGCAAGGCCGCGGACGATGCCGAAGGCGCGGACGAGACGATCTCCACCCTCGCCGCTTCGGCGGAACAGGTCGGCCAGATCGTCGAACTGATCCAGTCGATCGCCCAGCGCACCAACCTGCTCGCACTCAACGCCAGCATCGAAGCCGCGCGCGGCGGCGAAGCAGGTCGTGGCTTTGCGGTCGTGGCCAGCGAAGTGAAAGAACTGGCCGCACAGACCAGCCGTGCGACCGAAGAAGTCGCCGACCAGATCCGCAACATGCAGAATTCCACCGGCGCCAGCGTCAACGCGCTGCGTTCGATCGGTGACCAGATCAAGCAGCTCGAAACGACTGCCATCTCGATCGCCAGCGCAGTCGACCAGCAATCGGTCGCGGGCCAGGACCTTGCACGCAGCATCGACCTTGCCGCGCGTTCGACCGACGAAGTGTCTTCGAACATCGTCCAGGTGCGCGAAGCAAGCCTCGCCACCGGAGCTGCCGCATCGCAGGTCCTGGGCAGCGCCGACGCGCTCGAGGCGCAGGCTTCGATCTTGCGCAACCAGGTCGATCAGTTCTTGCAGCAAGTAAGGGCCGCATAG
- a CDS encoding response regulator — protein MKTCLIVDDSRVIRKVSRHILETLGFSVDEAENGQEGLNKCMENMPDVVLLDWNMPVMTGIEFITQLRQRDGGDKPKVVFCTTENDVAHIREAISAGADEYVMKPFDHETLQIKLQLVGMA, from the coding sequence ATGAAAACCTGTCTTATCGTCGATGATTCGCGCGTTATCCGTAAGGTTTCGCGTCATATTCTCGAAACTCTCGGCTTCTCGGTCGATGAAGCTGAAAACGGCCAGGAAGGCCTCAACAAGTGCATGGAAAACATGCCCGACGTCGTGCTGCTCGACTGGAACATGCCTGTCATGACCGGCATCGAATTCATCACCCAGCTGCGCCAGCGCGATGGCGGCGACAAGCCGAAGGTCGTCTTCTGCACCACCGAAAATGACGTTGCGCACATCCGCGAAGCGATCAGCGCCGGTGCCGACGAATACGTCATGAAGCCCTTTGACCACGAAACGCTGCAGATCAAGCTCCAGCTCGTCGGCATGGCCTGA
- a CDS encoding chemotaxis protein CheA has protein sequence MDELLADFVAETREMLEQSGSELVAWEADPSDKARIDTIFRFVHTVKGNCGFFDFPRLEKLSHAAEDALAECRAGRREPDSALVTAVLAIIDRISEMTDAIEAGEDLGEGGDEALIAALNPDGEVEVQSDIEISVLETKSAEASRTDDGGETQKAAPRQGVQRSIRLPVDLLDEVMKGVSDMVLARNDLARRLREAGEQPTIDGPFERLSAILADVRTSITRMRMQRLEHLFSSLPRLVRDLSNELGKQVMVDFEGSEVELDREMIEMVRDPLTHIIRNAIDHGVETPAQRLKNGKREIGMLKFAARQSGNQISLVITDDGGGINVEKVAAKALANGLYSRSELDAMSEGQKQNLIFEPGLSTADAVSSVSGRGVGMDVVRSNIERVGGSIEVTSKPGEGTSFHLKLPLTLSIIAALTVGSGDQRYAIPRSYVEEIVFGNSSHVEFAQAGDRRLVTFRDKRVPCLSLGEVLGSETNDNCEWGTKTLILVRLASDDVFALAVDRVFDHEDVVVKPIAPAIMETRLYAGTTLLDDGRPMMLIDLPSIAQMRGMAGGVRAKAAPVEREKEVEAKKAVPVMLFAGLDGRHRAVRLELVRRIDTISRDAIDIEGDRAQAIIDGEILTLAGHDTGELPEERCRLLRLSDGENELVYAVREVLDAADVTDDVVPSEADRNIEGVTLIGGKPIPLLDGHAVFSRYKAARKVDHTLTCRIPSDSEWARTILEPLVSAAGYRIATDDDEVEADLDIALAEDNDGARGIARETIRLRPDPEDSGDDTIYRYDRDGLLAALKRIRTGRAA, from the coding sequence ATGGATGAACTGCTGGCCGACTTTGTCGCCGAAACCCGTGAAATGCTGGAGCAATCCGGCAGCGAACTGGTCGCATGGGAAGCCGATCCGTCCGACAAGGCGAGAATCGATACCATCTTCCGCTTCGTCCACACGGTGAAGGGCAATTGCGGCTTTTTCGACTTCCCCCGTCTCGAAAAGCTGAGCCACGCCGCAGAAGACGCGCTGGCGGAATGCCGCGCCGGTCGCCGCGAACCCGACAGCGCCCTGGTGACCGCAGTGCTCGCCATCATCGACCGCATCTCGGAAATGACCGACGCGATCGAAGCGGGCGAGGATCTGGGCGAAGGTGGTGACGAAGCGCTGATTGCCGCGCTCAACCCCGACGGTGAAGTCGAAGTCCAGAGCGATATCGAAATTTCCGTTCTCGAGACGAAGTCCGCCGAAGCGTCCAGGACCGACGATGGCGGCGAGACCCAGAAAGCCGCACCGCGCCAGGGCGTTCAGCGATCGATCCGCCTTCCCGTCGACCTTCTCGACGAGGTCATGAAAGGCGTTTCCGACATGGTGCTGGCGCGCAACGACCTTGCCCGCCGCCTGCGCGAAGCCGGCGAACAGCCGACCATCGACGGCCCCTTCGAGCGCCTTTCGGCCATTCTCGCCGATGTTCGCACCTCGATCACCCGCATGCGCATGCAGCGCCTCGAGCATCTCTTCTCCTCGCTTCCCCGCCTCGTCCGTGACCTCTCGAACGAGCTGGGCAAGCAGGTCATGGTCGACTTCGAAGGCAGCGAGGTCGAGCTCGACCGCGAGATGATCGAAATGGTCCGCGACCCGCTGACCCACATCATCCGCAATGCCATCGATCACGGTGTCGAAACACCCGCGCAGCGCCTCAAGAACGGCAAGCGCGAAATCGGCATGCTGAAGTTCGCAGCCCGCCAGTCGGGCAACCAGATCAGCCTCGTCATCACCGATGACGGCGGCGGCATCAACGTCGAGAAGGTTGCTGCAAAGGCGCTCGCCAACGGCCTGTATTCGCGGTCCGAACTCGACGCGATGTCCGAAGGCCAGAAGCAGAATCTCATCTTCGAACCCGGCCTGTCGACTGCCGATGCGGTCAGTTCGGTTTCGGGCCGCGGCGTCGGCATGGACGTGGTGCGATCCAATATCGAGCGCGTCGGCGGTTCGATCGAAGTTACCAGTAAGCCGGGCGAAGGCACGAGCTTCCACCTGAAGCTGCCGCTGACCCTGTCGATCATTGCCGCCCTGACGGTCGGCTCGGGCGACCAGCGCTATGCAATCCCGCGCAGCTATGTCGAGGAAATCGTCTTCGGCAATTCGAGCCATGTGGAATTCGCCCAGGCCGGCGACCGCCGCCTCGTCACCTTCCGCGACAAACGCGTCCCCTGCCTCTCGCTTGGCGAAGTGCTCGGCAGCGAGACCAACGACAATTGCGAATGGGGAACCAAGACGCTCATCCTCGTTCGCCTTGCGAGCGACGATGTCTTCGCCCTCGCCGTAGACCGCGTGTTCGATCACGAGGATGTGGTGGTGAAGCCGATCGCACCGGCGATCATGGAAACGCGCCTCTATGCAGGCACGACGCTGCTCGACGACGGGCGTCCGATGATGCTGATCGACCTGCCGAGCATTGCGCAGATGCGCGGCATGGCGGGCGGCGTTCGCGCCAAGGCGGCTCCGGTCGAGCGCGAGAAGGAAGTCGAAGCGAAGAAGGCCGTTCCGGTCATGCTCTTCGCAGGTCTCGACGGGCGCCACCGCGCGGTTCGCCTCGAACTTGTCCGCCGCATCGATACGATCTCGCGCGACGCCATCGATATCGAGGGCGACCGCGCCCAGGCGATCATCGACGGCGAAATCCTCACGCTGGCAGGGCACGATACGGGCGAGCTGCCCGAAGAGCGCTGCCGCCTGCTGCGCCTGTCCGACGGCGAGAACGAGCTGGTCTATGCCGTTCGCGAGGTCCTCGACGCAGCCGATGTCACCGACGATGTCGTGCCCAGCGAAGCCGACCGCAACATCGAGGGCGTCACGCTGATCGGCGGCAAGCCGATCCCGCTGCTCGACGGTCATGCGGTCTTCTCGCGCTACAAGGCGGCACGCAAGGTCGATCACACGCTGACCTGCCGTATACCTTCGGACAGCGAATGGGCCCGTACCATTCTCGAACCGCTGGTCTCCGCTGCAGGCTACCGCATCGCAACCGATGATGACGAGGTCGAGGCCGATCTCGACATCGCGCTGGCCGAAGATAACGATGGGGCCAGGGGCATCGCCCGCGAAACCATCCGCCTTCGTCCGGACCCCGAAGATTCGGGCGACGACACCATCTACCGCTACGACCGCGACGGCCTGCTCGCAGCGCTCAAGCGTATCCGCACCGGGAGGGCGGCATGA
- a CDS encoding chemotaxis protein CheW: MNELLLMCTIAGRRAAIPAVAVQSVIEVENITPIPGTPDFICGLTALRSQALTVIDSSLALGIDQPCVSRDQRAAVVEVEGHLYAIMVDEAHDVGEARSEPVAVPGGFGDGWQRAARGMVETDGGPALLVDIPQLVSGPIAAAA, translated from the coding sequence ATGAACGAATTGCTTCTGATGTGCACGATTGCCGGACGCCGGGCGGCGATCCCTGCAGTCGCTGTCCAGTCGGTCATCGAGGTGGAGAACATCACCCCGATCCCCGGCACGCCCGATTTCATCTGCGGCCTGACCGCATTGCGCAGCCAGGCGCTGACCGTGATCGACAGCTCGCTTGCGCTGGGTATCGACCAGCCTTGCGTCTCGCGCGACCAGCGCGCCGCCGTGGTGGAAGTCGAAGGTCATCTCTACGCGATCATGGTCGACGAAGCACATGACGTGGGCGAAGCCCGCAGCGAACCGGTCGCCGTGCCGGGCGGTTTCGGCGATGGCTGGCAGCGCGCCGCTAGGGGCATGGTGGAGACCGACGGTGGTCCCGCACTCCTCGTGGATATTCCGCAACTCGTATCGGGGCCGATAGCGGCCGCAGCTTAA
- a CDS encoding methyl-accepting chemotaxis protein encodes MNAQSNILAEELSREIAAVETGSTAEGAELKGISAWFMAKSLPEKAKITSIFTLGGVITVSIAGLVGISYAEYAGAARTVILLVAILSLLGGYFSLRFLLNNVIAPFQHVAGEMRRLSQGARDIEIGDTSRVDEIGDLARSLLVFAKSGTKLDELFAGRKEASEKRKQELLAFAQGFENTIGEIAGSVASASSQLNSTASGMAAAAEQSASQASDVSGAMEKASGGVTAAAAASDEFAMSIGEISRQASHSAELARKAADDAEGADETISTLAASAEQVGQIVELIQSIAQRTNLLALNASIEAARGGEAGRGFAVVASEVKELAAQTSRATEEVADQIRNMQNSTGASVNALRSIGDQIKQLETTAISIASAVDQQSVAGQDLARSIDLAARGTDEVASHIGQMKEASISAGAAASQVLASSSELEQQAGIMRSECDKLIARIRAT; translated from the coding sequence ATGAATGCTCAAAGCAATATTCTGGCTGAAGAATTGAGCCGCGAAATCGCGGCAGTGGAAACTGGCAGCACGGCTGAAGGTGCCGAACTCAAAGGTATTTCCGCCTGGTTCATGGCCAAGTCGCTACCGGAAAAAGCGAAGATCACTTCGATTTTCACGCTTGGCGGTGTGATCACCGTTTCGATTGCCGGCCTGGTCGGCATTTCCTACGCCGAATATGCCGGCGCGGCGCGCACGGTTATCCTCCTCGTCGCGATACTCTCGCTGCTTGGCGGCTATTTCAGCCTGCGGTTCCTGCTGAACAATGTGATTGCGCCCTTCCAGCATGTTGCGGGAGAAATGCGGCGCCTTTCGCAGGGGGCACGCGATATCGAGATAGGTGACACTTCGCGCGTCGATGAAATCGGCGATCTCGCCCGCTCGCTGCTGGTCTTCGCCAAGTCCGGAACCAAGCTCGACGAACTCTTCGCCGGTCGCAAGGAGGCCTCCGAAAAGCGCAAGCAGGAACTGCTGGCATTCGCCCAAGGCTTCGAGAACACGATCGGTGAAATCGCCGGAAGCGTCGCAAGCGCTTCAAGCCAGCTCAATTCGACCGCCTCGGGCATGGCAGCCGCTGCCGAGCAGTCTGCTTCGCAGGCCAGCGACGTCTCGGGCGCCATGGAAAAGGCCTCGGGCGGCGTGACCGCAGCCGCAGCCGCGTCGGACGAATTCGCCATGTCGATTGGCGAGATCAGCCGCCAGGCCTCGCATTCGGCGGAACTCGCCCGCAAGGCCGCTGACGATGCCGAAGGCGCGGACGAGACGATCTCCACCCTCGCCGCTTCGGCGGAACAGGTGGGTCAGATCGTCGAACTGATCCAGTCGATTGCCCAGCGCACCAACCTGCTCGCACTCAACGCCAGCATCGAAGCAGCACGCGGCGGCGAAGCGGGCCGCGGCTTTGCCGTGGTGGCGAGCGAAGTGAAGGAACTGGCGGCACAGACCAGCCGTGCGACCGAAGAAGTCGCCGACCAGATCCGCAACATGCAGAATTCCACCGGTGCCAGCGTCAACGCGCTGCGTTCGATCGGTGACCAGATCAAGCAGCTCGAAACGACTGCCATCTCGATTGCCAGCGCGGTCGACCAGCAGTCGGTCGCGGGTCAGGACCTTGCGCGCAGCATCGACCTGGCCGCCCGCGGCACCGACGAAGTTGCCAGCCATATCGGCCAGATGAAGGAAGCCAGCATCTCTGCCGGCGCCGCTGCCAGCCAGGTCCTGGCATCGTCGAGCGAGCTCGAGCAGCAGGCCGGGATCATGCGCTCGGAATGCGATAAGCTCATCGCCCGCATCCGCGCAACGTGA
- a CDS encoding CheR family methyltransferase yields the protein MAIEDASHKIIADLLESRTGQTLSESRRWRISTALSGLFREFGIQNVDQLACMLERPGEHQLATRVVEAMLNNETYFFRDHAYFATLANTVLPELQRKRADSKRISIWSAGCSTGQEVLSLAMTLAEQPGRWQDWKIDILGTDVSGKAIAQARTGTYSQFEIQRGISVAQMLNFFTETKQGWKVADKVLDMTRFEQQNILDFPPMPGRFDLVLCRNVLLYFDPDTRRRAFDRLASATASDGMLMLGAGETVVGQTDKFEPASCGSAMYSPKTVSGVSSILSSTTSKVA from the coding sequence ATGGCGATAGAAGACGCCTCTCACAAGATTATTGCCGACCTGCTCGAATCGCGGACCGGACAGACCCTGAGCGAGAGCCGCCGTTGGCGCATCTCGACCGCGCTTTCGGGCCTGTTCCGCGAGTTCGGCATCCAGAATGTCGACCAGCTCGCCTGCATGCTGGAACGTCCCGGCGAGCACCAGCTTGCGACCCGCGTGGTCGAGGCAATGCTCAATAACGAGACCTACTTCTTCCGCGATCACGCCTATTTCGCGACGCTCGCGAATACGGTGCTGCCCGAACTCCAGCGCAAGCGCGCGGACAGCAAGCGGATCTCGATCTGGTCGGCAGGCTGTTCGACCGGGCAGGAAGTGCTCAGCCTTGCGATGACGCTCGCCGAGCAGCCGGGCCGTTGGCAGGACTGGAAAATCGACATCCTCGGCACCGACGTATCGGGCAAGGCGATCGCCCAGGCGCGCACGGGGACCTATTCGCAGTTCGAGATCCAGCGCGGCATTTCCGTGGCGCAAATGCTGAATTTCTTCACCGAAACGAAACAGGGCTGGAAGGTCGCCGACAAGGTGCTCGACATGACCCGCTTCGAGCAGCAGAACATTCTCGATTTCCCGCCGATGCCGGGCCGTTTCGACCTCGTGCTGTGCCGCAACGTCCTGCTCTATTTCGACCCGGACACCCGCCGCCGGGCATTCGACCGGCTCGCAAGCGCGACAGCGTCCGATGGCATGCTGATGCTCGGAGCGGGCGAGACCGTGGTTGGCCAGACCGACAAGTTCGAACCGGCATCCTGCGGCTCGGCGATGTACTCGCCCAAGACCGTCAGCGGTGTCTCATCCATACTATCCAGTACGACCTCGAAGGTCGCCTGA
- a CDS encoding putative bifunctional diguanylate cyclase/phosphodiesterase, giving the protein MRVQSDKTQRGTQFAIFAPLAALAGIVLATAILGVVGPQTGTVSLTAVLGGGLVAFFASIVAFSLMGIRHLRALDRLSNNDALTGLPNRRALHRDLQIEFSKEQETALALVDVDGFKVVNDHYGHILGDAAIKQIAAIIADICGEEARVYRLNGDEFAVLMSGQLAGTLLEGQSRRVIERMSKTIKVEDRRLTLGASIGLARSIPGQEIDSSELLRRSDVAMYASKRGGKMRCTWFNEAFDRSREQLKELEDDLRAALALGQFHLHYQPLLDSQSQRITAVEALLRWDRPDGKDIGPSAFIPVAEESGLINPIGLWVLRQACCDAGQWEGVTLSVNISAAQLRNPEFPIQLGHILEETGFEPERLELEITETCLVLDPVVAERSLALIRGFGVRIALDDFGTGYASIGFLRQFRFEKLKIDRSLVAQASEDEGSRAMMLSSITVARAMKMDVTAEGVETEEQAAMVRSAGCDQMQGWLYFKAMPADEITRQLAKSNDGAKEGGRPDKGSKVA; this is encoded by the coding sequence GTGCGAGTTCAGTCCGACAAGACACAGCGCGGGACGCAGTTCGCCATTTTTGCGCCCCTCGCCGCGCTGGCCGGGATCGTGCTTGCGACCGCCATCCTCGGCGTGGTCGGACCGCAAACCGGCACGGTTTCTCTCACTGCTGTTCTTGGCGGCGGTCTCGTCGCCTTTTTCGCGAGCATCGTCGCATTCTCGCTCATGGGGATCCGCCATCTTCGCGCACTCGACAGGCTTTCGAACAACGACGCGCTGACCGGCCTGCCCAATCGCCGGGCGCTGCACCGCGACCTGCAAATCGAATTTTCCAAGGAGCAGGAGACCGCTCTGGCATTGGTCGATGTCGACGGCTTCAAGGTCGTCAACGATCACTATGGCCACATCCTCGGCGATGCGGCCATCAAGCAAATAGCCGCGATCATCGCGGATATCTGCGGAGAAGAGGCGCGAGTTTACCGGCTGAATGGCGATGAGTTCGCCGTTCTCATGTCTGGCCAGCTTGCCGGCACCCTGCTGGAGGGCCAGTCACGCCGGGTCATCGAGCGCATGTCCAAGACCATCAAGGTCGAGGACCGCCGCCTGACACTGGGAGCCAGCATCGGGCTTGCGCGCAGTATCCCTGGACAGGAAATCGATTCCTCCGAGCTTCTTCGCCGGTCGGATGTGGCGATGTATGCATCCAAGCGCGGCGGCAAGATGCGCTGCACCTGGTTCAACGAAGCCTTCGATCGCAGCCGCGAACAGCTCAAGGAACTGGAAGATGACCTTCGCGCCGCGCTCGCGCTGGGGCAATTCCATCTGCATTACCAGCCGCTGCTCGACAGCCAGAGCCAGCGTATCACGGCGGTCGAGGCCCTGCTTCGCTGGGACCGCCCGGACGGCAAGGACATCGGACCGAGCGCCTTCATCCCGGTGGCCGAGGAATCGGGTCTGATCAATCCGATCGGTCTTTGGGTGCTGCGGCAAGCCTGTTGCGATGCCGGGCAGTGGGAAGGTGTCACGCTGTCGGTGAACATTTCCGCCGCCCAGCTGCGCAATCCGGAATTTCCGATCCAGCTGGGTCATATCCTCGAGGAAACGGGTTTCGAACCCGAACGGCTCGAGCTGGAAATCACCGAGACCTGCCTCGTGCTCGACCCCGTCGTCGCCGAGCGCAGCCTCGCACTTATTCGCGGCTTCGGCGTTCGCATCGCGCTTGATGATTTCGGCACGGGATATGCTTCGATCGGTTTCCTGCGACAGTTCCGCTTCGAAAAGCTGAAGATCGACCGCAGCCTCGTGGCACAGGCCAGCGAGGACGAGGGCAGCCGCGCAATGATGCTGTCCAGCATCACCGTCGCGCGGGCGATGAAAATGGATGTGACCGCAGAAGGCGTGGAGACCGAAGAACAGGCCGCGATGGTCCGCTCGGCAGGCTGCGACCAGATGCAGGGCTGGCTCTATTTCAAGGCCATGCCCGCCGACGAAATCACCAGACAACTCGCAAAGAGCAATGACGGCGCGAAAGAAGGCGGCCGTCCGGATAAGGGAAGCAAAGTAGCATGA